The nucleotide window AATGAGCGCGCGACCGCCTCTGAGCTTCTGGCAGATCTGGAACATGGCCTTCGGGTTCCTGGGCATCCAGTTCGGCTGGGCGCTCCAGATGGCCAACATGAGCGCGATCTACGAGTACCTCGGGGCCGACGCCCACCAGATTCCCATGCTGTGGCTGGCCGCGCCGCTCACCGGCCTGCTCGTGCAGCCGATCATCGGGCACCTGAGCGATCGCACCTGGAACCGCCTCGGCCGCCGGCGGCCCTATTTCCTCGCCGGCGCGCTGCTCGCCTCGTTCGCGCTGATCGCCATGCCGCATTCCAGCACGCTCTGGATGGCCGCCGGCCTGCTCTGGATCATGGACGCGTCGATCAACATCAGCATGGAGCCCTTCCGCGCCTTCGTCGCGGACCTGCTGCCGCCCGAGCAGCGCACGCGCGGCTACGCCATGCAGGCGCTCTTCATCGGGCTGGGCGCGGTGATCGCCTCGATGCTGCCGTGGCTGCTGTACGGCGTCTTCCCACCGGGCGACGGCGCGGCCGGCCGGCCCATCCCGCTCGCGGTGCGGCTGGCCTTCTACATCGGCGCGGTGGCCTTCCTGGCCGCGGTGCTGTGGACCATCTTCACCACGCGCGAGCACCCGCCCGAGGACATGGACGCCTTCCGCCGCATGAAGGCCGAGAAGACCGGCGTCCGCGCCGCCGCCGGCGAGATCTTCCACGACTTCCTGGCCATGCCCCTGACCATGCGCCGCCTCGCCTGGGTGCAGATCTTCACCTGGCTCGGCTTCTTCTGCATGTGGCTCTACTTCGGCGTCGCGGTCGCGCGCAACATCTTCGGCGGCACGCCGGGCACGCCCGAGTACGACCAGGGCATCGCGTGGGCGGGCAACTGCTTCGCGATGTACTCCGCCGTCTGCTTCGCCTTCTCGTTCGGGCTGCCGCCGCTGGCCCGCCACCTCGGCCGCCGGCTCACCCACGCCCTCTGCCTGCT belongs to Candidatus Methylomirabilota bacterium and includes:
- a CDS encoding MFS transporter, with the translated sequence MSARPPLSFWQIWNMAFGFLGIQFGWALQMANMSAIYEYLGADAHQIPMLWLAAPLTGLLVQPIIGHLSDRTWNRLGRRRPYFLAGALLASFALIAMPHSSTLWMAAGLLWIMDASINISMEPFRAFVADLLPPEQRTRGYAMQALFIGLGAVIASMLPWLLYGVFPPGDGAAGRPIPLAVRLAFYIGAVAFLAAVLWTIFTTREHPPEDMDAFRRMKAEKTGVRAAAGEIFHDFLAMPLTMRRLAWVQIFTWLGFFCMWLYFGVAVARNIFGGTPGTPEYDQGIAWAGNCFAMYSAVCFAFSFGLPPLARHLGRRLTHALCLLAGAAGLVSVAAIDDKYLLLVPMLGVGIAWASTLAMPYAILAGALPAGKTGIYMGIFNFFIVIPEILAALGFGTLLERLLTDESTLVMHLGGDNRLAVVVIGGLSLAVAAALCSIVVEPEGYPMRPTDQPVHAEDPGTLSPQGRGQGEG